In Methanofollis fontis, the following proteins share a genomic window:
- a CDS encoding PAS domain S-box protein translates to MNQKGICGRDTLMALLILFFFTLCAVLPVSAAEDGTVLLLHSYHEGLDWPDDVTDGVRSVLTSGQGDIDLYVEYMDTPRLGQSDYADRTAAILGLKYANLTFDTIICSDEYAFHFLREHHDTLFPGTPVVFCGLNYYEDAYREGWENCTGIVEAYDVGGTIDGALTLEPDIDTVYVVNDATATGLSNRQIIESLSEEYAGRLTFVHSTDGTLGEVREEVRTLPPDSIVLLMTFYRGADGEYYEYEDAAAAISSASPVPVYGVWDVYLGHGIVGGKLISGESQGRTAAGMALRIMKGEDPSSIPVITDLQGEYVYDYFQLGRYSLEKAPLPEGAAVVNRPPGSVEIDRGVLIAGVSAIAVLVIAVIFLLCTIRIRKRGERALRRSEEKFRLIAERTFDIIFAMDLQGRFTYLSPSLLRVSGYAPEECMGVPFTKTVDPVDHERCAAAIAAAAAGKSIEGLEVLFRKKDGTMIYLEINSAPVYVDGVVTGFQGVGREITERKQIEHMRSEAFDQIDRNIEQFAALGDEIRNPLAVIVGVADLYCDKEQADRIMEQTRIIDAIITRLDIGWIESEKVREFLRKH, encoded by the coding sequence ATGAATCAGAAGGGCATATGCGGTCGGGACACCCTGATGGCCCTCCTGATCCTCTTCTTTTTCACCCTCTGCGCCGTTCTCCCGGTATCGGCGGCAGAGGACGGCACGGTCCTCCTCCTCCACTCCTATCATGAGGGGCTCGATTGGCCCGACGATGTCACCGACGGTGTCCGCTCCGTGCTCACCTCCGGCCAGGGGGATATCGACCTCTATGTCGAGTACATGGACACCCCGCGGCTCGGGCAGTCTGATTATGCGGACCGCACCGCCGCTATTTTGGGGCTCAAATATGCCAACCTCACCTTCGACACCATCATCTGCTCAGACGAGTACGCCTTCCACTTCCTGCGGGAGCACCACGACACCCTGTTCCCCGGGACGCCGGTGGTCTTCTGCGGCCTGAACTATTATGAGGACGCCTACCGCGAGGGCTGGGAGAACTGCACCGGCATTGTCGAGGCCTACGACGTCGGCGGCACCATCGACGGCGCCCTCACCCTGGAGCCCGATATCGATACGGTGTATGTGGTGAACGACGCCACCGCCACCGGCCTCTCCAACCGGCAGATCATCGAGAGCCTCTCGGAGGAGTATGCCGGTCGCCTCACCTTTGTCCATTCCACGGACGGAACCCTCGGAGAGGTGCGGGAGGAGGTCCGTACCCTCCCGCCGGACTCGATCGTACTGCTGATGACCTTCTATCGCGGCGCCGACGGAGAGTATTATGAATATGAGGACGCCGCCGCAGCGATCTCCTCTGCCTCCCCGGTGCCGGTCTACGGCGTCTGGGACGTCTATCTGGGCCACGGCATCGTCGGCGGAAAACTCATCTCCGGAGAGAGTCAGGGACGGACGGCCGCCGGGATGGCCCTCCGGATCATGAAGGGCGAGGACCCGTCCTCCATCCCGGTGATCACCGACCTGCAGGGCGAGTATGTCTATGACTATTTCCAGCTCGGCCGCTACAGTCTTGAAAAGGCGCCCCTCCCCGAGGGTGCGGCGGTGGTCAACCGCCCGCCTGGATCGGTGGAGATCGATCGGGGCGTGCTGATCGCGGGCGTCTCGGCGATCGCCGTGCTGGTAATCGCCGTCATCTTTCTGCTCTGTACGATCCGGATCCGGAAACGGGGCGAACGGGCGCTGCGGCGGAGTGAGGAGAAGTTCAGGCTGATCGCCGAACGCACCTTCGACATCATCTTCGCGATGGACCTGCAGGGCCGCTTCACCTATCTCTCTCCCTCGCTCCTCCGGGTGAGCGGGTATGCACCGGAGGAGTGCATGGGCGTGCCCTTCACGAAGACGGTCGATCCGGTGGACCATGAGCGCTGCGCCGCCGCCATTGCCGCAGCCGCCGCCGGAAAGAGCATCGAAGGGCTGGAGGTGCTCTTCCGCAAGAAGGACGGCACCATGATATACCTGGAGATCAACTCCGCCCCGGTGTATGTGGACGGCGTGGTGACCGGGTTCCAGGGCGTGGGGCGTGAAATCACCGAGCGCAAACAGATCGAACATATGCGCTCAGAGGCCTTCGACCAGATCGACCGGAACATCGAGCAGTTCGCCGCCCTGGGCGACGAGATCAGAAACCCTCTGGCCGTTATCGTGGGCGTGGCCGACCTCTACTGTGATAAGGAGCAGGCGGACCGGATCATGGAGCAGACCCGGATCATCGATGCGATCATCACCAGACTCGATATCGGCTGGATCGAGTCGGAGAAGGTGCGGGAGTTCCTCAGGAAGCACTGA
- a CDS encoding Yip1 family protein: MTHPIIEVALNPDAFFRKRADRPPELKVPALIVLITGIIGGIGAYMTTNLIAPAFPPEVQGIMGVAAIVAAVGAVVFSLIVWVVIAVLFYGVSSVLGGSGDLKKTIEATGYGYVPEILGSLMSLALTIQFASSFALPQIDFNDPAAVTALQESITHSPMMMAAVLISIVFLLWSANIWVYGVKYARHLSLKNAAISVGVPVAIYIIYQIITLGVV, from the coding sequence ATGACTCACCCGATTATCGAGGTCGCCCTCAACCCGGATGCCTTCTTCAGGAAGCGGGCGGACAGACCGCCCGAACTGAAGGTCCCCGCCCTGATTGTGCTGATCACCGGCATCATCGGCGGGATCGGCGCCTATATGACGACAAATCTCATCGCCCCGGCCTTTCCGCCAGAGGTCCAGGGGATCATGGGGGTTGCGGCCATTGTTGCGGCGGTGGGGGCGGTGGTCTTTTCCCTCATCGTCTGGGTCGTGATCGCTGTCCTGTTCTATGGGGTGTCGTCGGTGCTCGGCGGGAGCGGCGACCTGAAAAAGACGATCGAGGCGACCGGCTACGGCTATGTGCCGGAGATCCTGGGATCGCTGATGAGTCTTGCCCTGACCATCCAGTTCGCCTCCTCCTTCGCCCTGCCGCAGATCGACTTCAACGATCCCGCGGCCGTGACCGCCCTCCAGGAGTCGATCACCCATTCGCCGATGATGATGGCGGCGGTGCTGATCAGCATCGTCTTCCTGCTCTGGAGCGCCAACATCTGGGTCTATGGCGTGAAGTACGCCCGTCACCTCAGCCTGAAGAACGCCGCCATCAGCGTCGGTGTGCCGGTGGCCATATATATCATCTACCAGATCATCACCCTTGGAGTTGTGTAG
- a CDS encoding COG1361 S-layer family protein: MKRSLLFCAVLLLLLAGAVSAATPEENAARVTVTGFTVDPAVLMPDDVATVTVTVKNTADESVPLRSARMYTDSNILILDDPYRTFGSIGPGNQVSFTFTVEADAGDGIYYPIFVIDFRDAGSLRYPVTVKVEETEPRLAVVDRPDSFTEGKKETVRVTVSNPRTGEINGVTVVPSGAGIESVPTSAFIGALAPDQKSEVTFNITPHQETDLVMTVHYRNGKNQRSMAASLPIVFTDNKKRAEIVVSGIEVVREGGIYRVSGDVTNTGLEVAKAVVISVGAPGVPVEPNRLYPVASLDPDDLSNFEVTFTAENTTTVPLVIEFKDENGNLYRSTTEISIGSTASSPSENEESLPLGMIALIVAVIAVIAGVIWYSWKRAQQNEE, translated from the coding sequence ATGAAGCGGTCCCTGCTGTTCTGTGCGGTGCTCCTGCTGCTGCTCGCCGGGGCGGTCTCGGCGGCCACCCCGGAGGAGAACGCCGCCCGCGTGACGGTGACAGGTTTTACCGTCGATCCGGCCGTGCTGATGCCGGACGATGTGGCGACGGTGACGGTGACAGTGAAAAACACCGCAGACGAGAGCGTTCCCCTGCGGAGCGCCAGGATGTATACGGACTCGAATATCCTGATTCTGGACGATCCCTACCGCACCTTCGGCTCCATCGGCCCCGGGAACCAGGTCTCGTTCACGTTTACGGTTGAGGCGGACGCCGGCGACGGCATCTATTATCCCATCTTCGTCATTGACTTCAGGGACGCCGGGTCCCTCCGCTACCCGGTGACCGTGAAGGTGGAGGAGACCGAGCCGCGGCTGGCGGTCGTGGACCGTCCGGACTCCTTCACTGAAGGCAAGAAGGAGACGGTGCGGGTGACGGTGAGCAACCCCCGCACCGGCGAGATCAACGGGGTCACCGTCGTGCCCTCGGGCGCCGGGATCGAGTCGGTGCCGACGAGTGCGTTTATCGGTGCCCTGGCCCCAGACCAGAAGTCCGAGGTGACCTTCAACATCACCCCGCACCAGGAGACCGATCTGGTGATGACCGTTCATTACCGGAACGGCAAGAACCAGCGGAGCATGGCGGCGAGCCTTCCAATCGTCTTCACCGACAATAAAAAACGGGCGGAGATCGTGGTTTCCGGGATCGAGGTGGTCCGTGAGGGCGGGATCTACCGGGTGAGCGGCGACGTCACCAATACCGGTCTTGAGGTGGCGAAGGCCGTGGTGATCAGTGTCGGGGCACCCGGCGTCCCGGTGGAGCCGAACCGGCTGTATCCGGTTGCCTCCCTGGACCCGGACGACCTCTCGAACTTCGAGGTCACCTTCACCGCCGAGAACACCACCACCGTCCCGCTGGTCATCGAGTTCAAGGACGAGAACGGGAACCTTTACCGGAGCACGACCGAGATCTCAATCGGTTCGACGGCGTCCTCACCCTCCGAGAACGAGGAGTCCCTCCCTCTCGGCATGATCGCCCTGATCGTGGCGGTGATTGCGGTGATCGCCGGGGTCATCTGGTATTCCTGGAAACGGGCGCAGCAGAACGAGGAATAG